Proteins encoded by one window of Blautia luti:
- the hypD gene encoding hydrogenase formation protein HypD: MAEEKSEKKKKTAREIIENYDGPKVRIMEVCGTHTHEIFRLGIRKLLPEQVELISGPGCPVCVTPVSFIDEAIYLALEKGVTICTFGDLVRVPGTKMSLAGAREQGAEIHVVYSPADAEEYAREHPDRQVTFLSVGFETTTPAGCLSVKAAKTDGLENYSILTANKTMPQAYEVLKGSADVFLYPGHVNAITGTRLCEALTEEGVSGVVAGFTAKELMTALAVALVKFQEGKPFFVNCYPRVVTQDGSREAQALVNEMMEACDCEWRGLGVIPASGMKLRQEWQNFDARIKYQMPKIEGKPNPACRCGDVLQGKCKPSDCKVFGKGCTPQHPVGACMVSGEGACSAYYQYS; this comes from the coding sequence ATGGCAGAGGAGAAAAGTGAAAAGAAAAAGAAAACCGCCAGGGAGATCATAGAAAATTATGATGGCCCGAAGGTACGGATCATGGAAGTATGCGGAACGCACACTCATGAAATCTTCAGACTGGGAATCCGTAAATTGCTGCCAGAGCAGGTAGAATTGATTTCCGGCCCTGGATGTCCGGTATGTGTGACTCCGGTTAGCTTTATTGACGAAGCAATTTATCTGGCACTGGAAAAAGGAGTTACGATCTGTACGTTTGGCGATCTGGTACGTGTACCGGGGACCAAGATGAGTCTTGCGGGAGCACGTGAACAGGGAGCAGAAATCCATGTCGTGTATTCTCCGGCAGATGCGGAAGAATATGCCAGAGAACATCCGGACAGGCAGGTGACATTTCTGTCTGTTGGATTTGAAACAACGACACCGGCTGGATGCCTTTCTGTAAAGGCAGCAAAAACGGATGGACTGGAGAATTACTCGATACTGACTGCCAATAAAACCATGCCACAGGCTTATGAGGTGTTAAAAGGCAGTGCAGATGTATTTTTATATCCGGGACATGTCAATGCCATCACGGGAACACGTCTGTGCGAAGCACTGACAGAAGAGGGAGTCAGCGGCGTTGTGGCAGGATTTACTGCAAAAGAACTGATGACAGCACTGGCAGTTGCACTGGTAAAATTTCAGGAAGGAAAGCCGTTTTTTGTAAACTGCTATCCGCGTGTGGTGACACAGGATGGAAGCAGGGAAGCACAGGCACTTGTAAATGAGATGATGGAAGCCTGTGACTGTGAATGGAGAGGCTTGGGCGTGATTCCGGCGTCTGGCATGAAATTAAGACAGGAATGGCAGAATTTCGATGCACGTATCAAGTATCAGATGCCGAAAATCGAAGGAAAACCAAACCCGGCCTGTCGCTGTGGCGATGTATTGCAGGGAAAATGCAAACCATCTGATTGTAAAGTGTTCGGAAAAGGCTGCACTCCGCAGCATCCGGTCGGGGCCTGCATGGTATCCGGCGAGGGAGCCTGTTCTGCGTATTATCAATACTCATAA
- a CDS encoding GNAT family N-acetyltransferase, translated as MKEFISETIMEKYEFRNIRPEEVDQAVRMEQICFPPNEACSEKHMRERILQVSEFFLVAVDKETGKIAGFLSGNATDEEVFRDEFFTDVTLKNPKGKNIMLLGLEVLPEYRGQGLARELMYQYLKREKENGREKVFLTCLDNKVEMYTKMGYKDLGISDSSWGGEEWHDMLYTL; from the coding sequence ATGAAGGAATTTATCAGTGAAACAATTATGGAAAAGTACGAATTCCGTAATATCAGACCAGAGGAAGTTGATCAGGCGGTCAGAATGGAACAGATCTGCTTTCCGCCAAATGAGGCGTGCTCGGAGAAGCATATGAGAGAAAGAATACTGCAGGTTTCAGAGTTCTTTCTGGTCGCAGTGGATAAAGAAACTGGAAAAATAGCCGGTTTCTTAAGTGGAAACGCAACAGATGAGGAAGTTTTCCGTGATGAGTTTTTTACAGATGTTACGTTAAAAAACCCGAAGGGAAAGAACATTATGCTTCTGGGACTTGAAGTACTGCCGGAGTACAGAGGGCAGGGACTTGCAAGAGAACTGATGTACCAGTATCTGAAAAGAGAGAAAGAAAATGGCAGAGAGAAAGTCTTTCTTACCTGCCTGGATAACAAAGTGGAGATGTACACTAAAATGGGCTATAAAGATCTGGGAATCTCTGATTCTTCATGGGGCGGTGAAGAATGGCATGATATGCTATATACTCTGTAG
- a CDS encoding nitrogenase component 1, which produces MRQSYRIIPIYTADVSGVCSALYELGGMIVMHDPSGCNSTYNTHDEIRWYDQDSLIFISGLTEIDAIMGNDRKFIDDIKHAVRELHPKFLALAGSPIPFMNGTDFPAIARVIEAETGIPAFSVPTNGMHDYIYGAGIALEQIARRFVKKSARQEKEAVFSRSVNLLGVTPLDFGPQENVETLKENLKKYGWNILATWAMGDDLETLQKSGKADVNLVVSAVGLRAAKFLWETYKIPYVIGTPNQWLAEDISNSLETEVIQQSASEQHSTIAHQAEPTVVYLQNRILQDAGITLIGEPVTMGSLAAGIEKKYGRAARVFCPLKGCETLLGKKDKVVSGEEAMEEALKDSKIIVADPLYRPICPKDSTFYELPHVAFSGRIHL; this is translated from the coding sequence ATGAGACAGTCTTATCGAATTATACCGATTTATACAGCAGACGTGTCCGGTGTCTGTTCCGCATTATATGAACTCGGTGGAATGATCGTGATGCATGATCCGTCCGGATGCAACTCTACTTACAATACCCATGATGAGATACGCTGGTACGATCAGGACAGTCTGATCTTTATCTCAGGACTTACAGAAATCGATGCGATCATGGGAAATGACCGTAAATTTATCGATGACATCAAACATGCAGTTCGTGAATTACATCCAAAGTTTCTCGCACTGGCAGGATCTCCAATCCCATTTATGAATGGCACGGATTTTCCCGCAATCGCGCGGGTGATCGAGGCGGAAACCGGAATTCCTGCATTTTCTGTGCCGACAAATGGTATGCATGATTATATATACGGAGCGGGAATTGCGCTGGAACAAATTGCCCGGAGGTTTGTAAAAAAATCTGCCAGACAGGAGAAAGAAGCTGTTTTTTCACGCAGTGTAAATCTGCTGGGAGTGACACCACTGGATTTTGGACCACAGGAAAACGTAGAGACATTAAAAGAAAATCTGAAAAAGTATGGATGGAATATTTTAGCTACATGGGCGATGGGAGATGATCTGGAAACTCTGCAGAAATCAGGGAAAGCAGATGTGAATCTGGTGGTGTCTGCAGTAGGACTGCGGGCGGCAAAGTTCCTCTGGGAAACATATAAAATCCCATATGTGATCGGAACGCCAAACCAGTGGCTGGCAGAAGATATTTCAAACTCACTGGAGACAGAAGTTATACAGCAGTCTGCAAGCGAACAGCACTCCACAATTGCACATCAGGCAGAACCCACGGTTGTATATCTGCAGAACCGTATATTGCAGGATGCAGGGATCACTCTGATCGGGGAACCTGTCACGATGGGATCTCTGGCAGCAGGTATCGAAAAGAAATATGGACGTGCAGCCCGCGTGTTTTGCCCGTTAAAAGGATGTGAAACTTTGCTTGGCAAAAAAGACAAAGTGGTATCTGGAGAAGAAGCAATGGAAGAAGCCCTGAAAGATTCAAAAATTATCGTTGCAGACCCGCTATACCGTCCAATATGCCCAAAGGACAGCACTTTTTATGAACTTCCACATGTGGCATTTTCAGGAAGAATACATTTATAA
- a CDS encoding SDR family NAD(P)-dependent oxidoreductase: MRVLITGTSSGIGKGIADKFLKEGYTVIGIDRREASIQHECYTHICMDIRDKTQYPELAPFDIVVNNAGVQNEEDIDVNLKGTIAITEKYGMHPGIKAVLMIGSASGHNGSEFPEYVASKGGVLSYTKNVALRIAKYGATCNSLDFGGVLTELNKPVMEDEALWNEIMEQTPLKRWMTVEEAADWAYFMTVTNRFCTGQNILIDGLEAGNAHFVWPEE, translated from the coding sequence ATGAGAGTACTGATCACAGGTACAAGTTCCGGGATCGGAAAGGGTATTGCAGATAAATTTTTGAAGGAAGGATACACAGTTATTGGGATTGACCGCAGGGAAGCATCCATACAGCATGAATGCTATACGCATATCTGTATGGACATTCGTGATAAGACACAATATCCGGAATTAGCTCCCTTTGACATTGTGGTCAACAATGCAGGGGTGCAGAACGAAGAAGATATTGATGTGAATTTAAAAGGAACGATTGCAATTACCGAGAAATACGGAATGCATCCGGGAATCAAAGCAGTCCTTATGATCGGTTCTGCCAGCGGACATAACGGGTCTGAATTTCCGGAATATGTTGCGAGCAAGGGAGGAGTCCTTTCTTATACAAAGAATGTTGCGCTCCGCATTGCAAAGTATGGAGCAACCTGCAACAGTCTTGATTTCGGAGGTGTTCTGACGGAGCTGAATAAACCGGTTATGGAGGATGAGGCTTTGTGGAACGAGATCATGGAGCAGACCCCGCTGAAACGCTGGATGACAGTAGAAGAAGCCGCAGACTGGGCATATTTTATGACAGTCACAAACCGTTTCTGTACAGGACAGAATATCCTGATAGATGGTCTGGAAGCAGGAAATGCCCATTTTGTATGGCCGGAGGAATAG
- a CDS encoding HypC/HybG/HupF family hydrogenase formation chaperone: MCVGLSAKVVKISNGTALIDAGGAKREVSSQLLEDLEPGDYVMVHAGVAIAKITDEDDSETEQLMEEFL, from the coding sequence ATGTGTGTAGGATTATCTGCAAAAGTAGTAAAAATCAGTAATGGCACAGCGCTCATCGACGCAGGCGGTGCCAAAAGAGAGGTTTCTTCTCAGCTTCTGGAAGACCTGGAGCCTGGAGATTATGTCATGGTTCATGCAGGTGTGGCGATTGCAAAGATCACTGATGAAGATGACAGTGAAACAGAACAGCTCATGGAGGAATTTTTATAA
- a CDS encoding M20 metallopeptidase family protein, with translation MKIQDYTEELINLRRHFHQHPELALQEVETSAYIRIYLEKLGYTVTAVEPTGLIAELPCLKKREKLIILRAEMDALPIQEQTGLPYASVNQGCMHACGHDMILAAALILAKIVAEEQETFPVRMRFLFEPAEEIGEGAKRMIQAGALKDPRPDAFLMFHYAADMTLGMAVHQGQASSMIGSMRIHVYGRSSHWCEAHNGVDAIYGAAQAVTAIHDLNENFGKEHPEAGKYILGTGTIHGGEYTNIIADHVVLNGNIRAVHETTYFCLKDLLEEKLREVEKQTGTRIVIEYPKDPVYAFANDEAFVQIAREVGEKVFGDKFVLEGEDELFLSGDNAYRYFRETGGLFSIFLAGIPQEVYPFHHPKFRLDENILPYSVEALYEMIKKIGGSC, from the coding sequence ATGAAGATACAAGATTACACAGAAGAATTGATCAATCTGAGACGCCATTTTCATCAGCATCCGGAGCTTGCACTTCAGGAAGTGGAAACATCTGCATATATCCGCATATATCTGGAGAAGCTGGGTTATACGGTTACCGCTGTAGAACCTACAGGACTGATCGCAGAACTTCCATGTCTGAAAAAAAGAGAGAAGCTGATCATTCTCAGAGCAGAAATGGATGCACTGCCGATACAGGAGCAGACTGGTCTGCCCTACGCATCTGTAAATCAGGGCTGTATGCATGCCTGCGGACATGATATGATCCTTGCAGCAGCGCTGATACTGGCGAAGATCGTAGCAGAAGAACAGGAGACTTTTCCGGTAAGGATGCGGTTCCTTTTCGAACCTGCAGAGGAGATCGGTGAGGGTGCGAAGCGGATGATCCAGGCAGGGGCATTAAAAGATCCCAGACCAGATGCCTTTCTGATGTTTCATTATGCAGCAGATATGACGCTGGGAATGGCTGTGCATCAGGGACAGGCATCTTCCATGATCGGCAGTATGAGGATCCATGTTTATGGCAGATCCAGCCACTGGTGTGAAGCACATAATGGAGTGGATGCCATCTATGGAGCTGCGCAGGCAGTTACTGCAATTCATGATCTGAATGAAAATTTCGGAAAGGAACATCCGGAAGCAGGGAAATATATTCTGGGGACAGGAACAATACATGGCGGCGAATATACGAATATTATCGCAGATCATGTGGTACTCAATGGAAATATCCGGGCAGTACATGAGACAACCTATTTCTGCCTGAAAGATCTTCTGGAAGAGAAACTCAGGGAGGTTGAGAAACAGACAGGAACCCGGATCGTTATAGAATATCCGAAAGATCCGGTATATGCATTTGCCAATGATGAGGCGTTTGTACAAATTGCCAGGGAAGTGGGAGAGAAAGTGTTTGGAGATAAATTTGTCCTGGAGGGAGAAGATGAACTTTTTTTGTCCGGGGACAATGCTTACCGGTATTTCAGAGAAACGGGAGGACTTTTTTCCATATTTCTGGCAGGAATCCCACAGGAAGTCTATCCGTTCCATCATCCGAAATTCCGCCTGGATGAAAACATTCTTCCATATAGTGTAGAAGCCCTGTATGAGATGATAAAGAAAATAGGCGGATCCTGTTAA
- a CDS encoding Crp/Fnr family transcriptional regulator has protein sequence MTDNITLFSHILPEEQERMRVCFQAREILYKNNEIIMEYSDSMTKIGLILEGQATLYCCDIDGTEYIMDELHTGSVFGEPFLLPGDSLHYYVRSRSRTRVMFIDYQHVIKRCSNACSHHSQLISNLLQMTARKASQQTNRIYVLSHGTIRQKLMSYFSSLVDEKTHTAALSMSYTDLAQYLSVDRSAMMRELKNLCEEQIIAREGRIIHILS, from the coding sequence ATGACAGATAATATTACTCTTTTCTCTCATATTCTTCCCGAAGAACAGGAAAGAATGCGGGTCTGTTTTCAGGCCAGAGAAATCCTTTATAAAAATAACGAGATCATCATGGAGTATTCCGATTCCATGACAAAAATAGGCCTGATCCTTGAGGGTCAGGCCACACTTTATTGCTGCGATATAGACGGAACGGAATATATCATGGATGAATTGCATACCGGCAGCGTTTTCGGGGAACCATTCCTTCTCCCCGGAGACTCACTGCATTATTATGTCCGCTCCAGATCCAGAACACGGGTCATGTTTATTGACTACCAGCATGTGATCAAACGCTGTTCAAATGCCTGCAGCCATCACAGCCAGCTAATCAGCAACCTGCTGCAGATGACTGCCCGCAAAGCCAGCCAGCAGACTAACCGCATTTACGTACTTTCCCATGGAACCATACGCCAGAAACTGATGTCTTATTTTTCATCTCTGGTTGATGAAAAGACTCACACCGCTGCCTTGTCTATGTCCTACACAGACCTGGCCCAATACCTGAGTGTAGATCGCAGTGCCATGATGCGCGAATTAAAAAATCTCTGTGAGGAACAGATCATTGCCAGAGAAGGACGGATCATACATATTCTTTCATGA
- a CDS encoding serine hydrolase, with protein MASAKDAGMILEQIYRGKCVSARYSREMLNLLLRQTKTWKIPAGLPYGVKCANKTGENDSCQNDVAIVYGKKTTYILCIFAQTDEYSGVNGIQTLSSRIYSALNR; from the coding sequence ATGGCTTCTGCAAAGGATGCAGGAATGATCCTGGAGCAGATTTACAGGGGAAAATGCGTATCTGCCAGATATTCCAGAGAAATGCTGAATCTGCTTCTGCGTCAGACAAAAACATGGAAGATCCCGGCAGGACTTCCGTACGGAGTAAAATGCGCGAATAAAACAGGGGAGAACGACAGCTGCCAGAATGATGTGGCAATTGTTTATGGCAAAAAGACTACGTATATTTTATGTATTTTTGCACAGACAGATGAGTACAGTGGAGTAAATGGAATCCAGACATTATCTTCCAGGATCTACAGTGCACTGAATCGCTGA
- a CDS encoding response regulator, which produces MFNKQEEKCQEKAVIPIIAMTANAFEEDRRNAFKAGMNGHIAKPIHVEELFSLLAEMIK; this is translated from the coding sequence ATCTTCAACAAACAGGAGGAAAAATGCCAGGAAAAAGCTGTTATCCCGATCATAGCAATGACAGCAAATGCTTTTGAAGAGGATCGTCGAAATGCATTTAAAGCAGGCATGAACGGGCATATTGCAAAACCGATACATGTAGAAGAATTATTTTCACTTCTGGCTGAGATGATAAAATGA
- a CDS encoding TM1266 family iron-only hydrogenase system putative regulator has product MDTRVAVISIIVEQEDAIEELNTLLHEARQYIVGRMGIPYRSKGVSIISIVIDAPQDKISALSGKIGHLKGVSAKTAYSKVITPAEGGTKD; this is encoded by the coding sequence ATGGACACCAGAGTGGCAGTTATTTCAATTATTGTAGAACAGGAAGATGCGATCGAGGAGTTAAACACTCTGCTTCATGAAGCTCGCCAGTATATTGTAGGCAGAATGGGAATCCCATACCGCTCAAAGGGAGTCAGTATTATCAGCATTGTCATAGATGCACCGCAGGATAAGATCAGCGCACTTTCCGGGAAAATCGGACATTTAAAGGGAGTATCTGCAAAAACAGCATATTCAAAAGTCATTACTCCGGCAGAAGGAGGAACAAAAGATTGA
- a CDS encoding nitrogenase iron protein NifH produces MIRIAVYGKGGIGKSTTVSNVAAALAEMGLKVMQIGCDPKADSTILLRHGEAVPAVLDLYNEKKQALQLEDMIRIGYNNVICVEAGGPTPGLGCAGRGIITALEKLKELGAYEVYKPDVVLYDVLGDVVCGGFSMPMRNGYADKIFIITSGENMAIHAAANIAMAVQNFKNRGYAGLGGLILNRREVPREEKKVAELAEDFHTSVIGTLSHSEQVVLAEEQQKTLMECYTESEMAEEYRALAVQMYRICGGALRDGNSAVKDECMSRCVDAHIQEEV; encoded by the coding sequence TTGATCAGAATAGCAGTATATGGAAAAGGCGGAATCGGAAAATCTACGACTGTTTCAAATGTAGCGGCAGCACTGGCAGAAATGGGACTTAAGGTGATGCAGATCGGATGCGATCCGAAAGCAGATTCTACCATTTTACTCCGTCACGGAGAGGCAGTTCCGGCAGTGCTGGATTTATATAATGAAAAAAAACAGGCATTGCAGTTGGAGGATATGATCCGTATTGGCTACAACAATGTCATCTGTGTGGAAGCCGGCGGACCGACTCCGGGACTTGGCTGTGCCGGTCGTGGAATCATTACGGCGCTGGAAAAGCTGAAAGAGCTGGGAGCATATGAAGTATACAAACCGGATGTGGTCTTATATGACGTGCTTGGAGATGTAGTCTGTGGTGGATTTTCCATGCCGATGCGAAACGGTTACGCTGACAAAATATTTATCATCACATCCGGAGAAAATATGGCGATTCATGCAGCCGCAAATATCGCCATGGCAGTGCAGAATTTTAAGAATCGTGGATATGCCGGACTTGGCGGACTCATTTTAAACCGTAGAGAGGTTCCCAGAGAAGAGAAAAAAGTAGCAGAGCTGGCAGAAGATTTCCACACTTCTGTTATAGGTACCTTATCACACAGTGAACAGGTAGTACTGGCAGAAGAACAACAAAAAACATTGATGGAGTGTTATACTGAAAGTGAAATGGCAGAGGAATATCGTGCGCTTGCAGTGCAGATGTACCGCATATGCGGCGGTGCTTTGAGAGACGGAAACAGTGCTGTAAAGGATGAATGTATGAGTAGATGCGTGGATGCACATATACAGGAGGAAGTGTAA
- the hypE gene encoding hydrogenase expression/formation protein HypE, with protein MENKTVTMAHGAGGKQTSELIDQVFKAHFANKDLTADDAAVLVPPTGKMAVSTDGFIVSPAFFPGGNIGKLSICGTVNDLACMGAKPLYLTCAFVIEEGFPMEKLEEIAAAMEKTAKEAGVHIVSGDTKVAGKGQVDGVFITTTGMGEIEEGVTVGGELAKPGDAIIVTGDIGRHGCTILLEREDFGIDADVTSDCAPLWNTVKAVMDTTHNLHVIRDATRGGVGTVLYEIAGQSNVGICLNAADVPVQPEVKGVCGMLGLEPLYLACEGRLVIMAPKEEAESIVETLRKCPYSANAAIIGEVIAEEPGRVIMETEIGTQALLPQPGGELLPRIC; from the coding sequence ATGGAAAATAAAACAGTAACAATGGCACATGGTGCCGGTGGCAAACAGACATCTGAACTGATCGACCAGGTGTTTAAAGCACATTTTGCAAACAAGGATCTGACAGCAGATGATGCAGCAGTATTAGTTCCACCAACAGGCAAAATGGCAGTATCTACCGATGGTTTCATCGTATCTCCGGCATTCTTTCCAGGAGGAAATATCGGTAAATTGTCTATTTGCGGAACTGTGAATGACCTTGCCTGTATGGGAGCAAAACCACTGTACCTGACCTGCGCATTTGTGATTGAGGAAGGATTTCCGATGGAAAAACTGGAAGAGATCGCTGCCGCCATGGAGAAAACAGCAAAAGAAGCAGGTGTACATATTGTATCAGGAGATACAAAAGTTGCAGGAAAAGGTCAGGTAGATGGAGTTTTTATCACCACAACCGGAATGGGTGAAATAGAAGAAGGAGTAACTGTCGGCGGAGAACTGGCGAAACCTGGGGATGCAATCATTGTAACCGGTGATATCGGACGCCACGGATGCACGATTTTGCTAGAGAGAGAAGATTTTGGAATTGATGCAGATGTGACCAGTGACTGTGCACCTTTGTGGAACACGGTAAAGGCAGTCATGGATACCACACACAATCTGCATGTAATACGTGATGCAACCAGAGGCGGTGTTGGAACTGTCCTGTATGAGATTGCAGGTCAGAGCAACGTAGGCATTTGTTTAAATGCGGCGGATGTTCCGGTACAGCCGGAGGTAAAGGGAGTCTGTGGAATGCTTGGACTTGAGCCTCTATATCTGGCATGCGAGGGAAGACTTGTCATTATGGCACCAAAGGAAGAGGCAGAAAGCATTGTAGAAACATTGAGAAAATGTCCATATTCTGCAAATGCAGCGATCATTGGTGAAGTGATCGCAGAGGAACCGGGAAGAGTGATCATGGAGACAGAGATCGGCACACAGGCACTGCTCCCTCAGCCGGGAGGAGAACTTTTACCAAGAATCTGCTAA
- a CDS encoding nitrogenase component 1, with amino-acid sequence MLRCVGETVDPKGAMVKIKDASFPVPFASELEYNSPVHGNWNIVHTGMQVPESIQIYVCADNCMRGVVLTAAEMNAADRFSFVILEEQDLLNSNLEDITIEGVTDVLNKRGDHPRAVLLFTVCLHHFVGSNLDYIYSELEYRFPDICFIRCYMDPIMQKHGLTPDQKLRKAMYDPLPFCEPDRKTVSVFGSDFALDESSDIKRLLTRYDYTVQELPICKTWQDLLDMSKGCLFIDCYPAGKYGMEEQARHLGRKHLYLPGSFDYEEIERQLKQLTDTLGLPELTEDELAHERESCEEALVNAKKLIKDMPIALDYLYHPRPLGLAKLLLTHGFCVKAVYLDGISPEEKEDFLWLQKYAPELELIATIQVKMRVLPRGGSEEVLAIGQKAAYFSRSRHFVNLVQGEGLYGFDGIRRTAELMMEAYREEKDTEKLVVQKGWGCECCL; translated from the coding sequence ATGTTACGTTGTGTGGGTGAAACGGTTGATCCGAAAGGTGCAATGGTAAAAATAAAAGACGCTTCGTTTCCAGTGCCTTTTGCTTCAGAATTGGAATATAATTCTCCGGTACATGGCAACTGGAATATTGTACATACAGGGATGCAGGTTCCGGAATCCATTCAGATTTATGTCTGTGCAGACAATTGCATGCGTGGTGTTGTACTGACAGCGGCGGAGATGAATGCGGCAGACCGTTTTTCTTTTGTGATTCTGGAAGAACAGGATCTTCTAAACAGCAACCTGGAAGATATTACTATCGAAGGTGTGACAGATGTGCTGAACAAACGCGGGGACCATCCAAGGGCAGTTCTGCTGTTTACGGTTTGTCTGCATCATTTTGTGGGAAGCAATCTGGACTATATTTACAGTGAACTGGAGTACCGTTTCCCGGATATCTGTTTTATCCGCTGTTACATGGATCCAATCATGCAGAAGCATGGTTTAACTCCGGATCAGAAGTTACGCAAAGCAATGTATGATCCACTTCCATTCTGCGAACCGGACAGGAAAACAGTATCTGTATTTGGCAGTGATTTTGCGCTGGATGAGAGCAGTGATATTAAGCGTTTATTAACACGATATGATTATACAGTGCAGGAACTGCCTATTTGCAAAACCTGGCAGGACCTTCTGGATATGAGCAAAGGCTGTCTGTTTATTGACTGTTATCCTGCCGGAAAATACGGAATGGAAGAACAGGCAAGACATCTGGGACGTAAGCATCTGTATCTTCCCGGCAGTTTTGACTATGAAGAGATCGAGCGGCAGTTAAAGCAGTTGACAGATACACTTGGACTGCCGGAATTGACAGAAGACGAACTGGCGCATGAACGAGAATCCTGTGAAGAGGCGCTGGTAAATGCCAAAAAACTGATCAAAGATATGCCGATTGCTTTGGATTATCTGTATCATCCAAGACCTCTTGGACTGGCGAAACTGCTTCTGACTCATGGCTTTTGTGTGAAAGCTGTTTATCTGGATGGCATCAGTCCGGAGGAAAAAGAAGACTTTCTCTGGCTGCAGAAATACGCACCGGAACTTGAGCTGATCGCAACGATCCAGGTGAAGATGCGAGTACTGCCAAGAGGCGGCAGTGAGGAAGTGCTTGCAATCGGACAAAAGGCAGCTTATTTCAGTCGAAGCCGTCACTTTGTCAATCTGGTACAGGGAGAAGGCCTGTATGGATTTGACGGTATCAGAAGAACAGCAGAGCTGATGATGGAGGCGTATCGTGAAGAAAAGGATACGGAAAAACTTGTAGTGCAAAAAGGATGGGGGTGTGAGTGCTGCCTATGA